The proteins below come from a single Etheostoma spectabile isolate EspeVRDwgs_2016 chromosome 4, UIUC_Espe_1.0, whole genome shotgun sequence genomic window:
- the eno1b gene encoding enolase 1b, (alpha): MSILKIHAREIFDSRGNPTVEVDLYTDKGLFRAAVPSGASTGIYEALELRDNDKSRYLGKGVSQAVGHINSTIAPALVGQDVSVVEQERIDQMMIDLDGTENKSKFGANAILGVSLAVCKAGAAEKGVPLYRHIADLAGNPEVILPVPAFNVINGGSHAGNKLAMQEFMILPIGASNFKEAMRIGAEVYHNLKNVIKKKYGQDATNVGDEGGFAPNILENQEALELVKEAIAKAGYTDHVVIGMDVAASEFYREGKYDLDFKSPDDPSRYITPDELADLYKSFVKDYPVVSIEDPFDQDDWAAWTSFTGSTDLQVVGDDLTVTNPNRISKAVEEKACNCLLLKVNQIGTVTESMQACKMAQESGWGVMVSHRSGETEDTFIADLVVGLCTGQIKTGAPCRSERLAKYNQILRIEEELGDKARFAGRKFRNPLTE; encoded by the exons ATGTCTATACTCAAGATCCACGCCAGAGAGATCTTTGATTCTCGTGGAAACCCCACCGTGGAGGTTGACCTATACACTGACAAAG GCTTGTTTAGGGCAGCTGTTCCAAGCGGTGCATCTACTGGAATCTACGAAGCCTTGGAGCTTAGGGACAATGACAAGTCACGTTACCTTGGAAAAG GAGTGTCCCAGGCTGTAGGACACATTAATTCAACTATTGCACCTGCACTTGTTGGCCAG GATGTATCGGTGGTTGAGCAAGAGAGAATTGACCAGATGATGATTGACTTGGATGGCACAGAGAACAAAT CCAAATTTGGCGCAAACGCCATCCTGGGTGTTTCTTTAGCGGTTTGCAAAGCTGGTGCAGCAGAGAAAGGTGTCCCTCTATATCGTCATATTGCTGATCTTGCAGGAAACCCCGAGGTCATCTTGCCTGTGCCG GCCTTTAATGTGATCAATGGTGGCTCTCATGCAGGCAACAAGCTGGCCATGCAGGAGTTCATGATCCTGCCCATTGGCGCAAGCAACTTCAAAGAAGCCATGCGCATTGGAGCTGAGGTCTATCACAATCTGAAAAACGTTATCAAGAAGAAATATGGTCAGGATGCCACCAATGTGGGTGATGAAGGTGGCTTTGCTCCAAACATCCTGGAGAACCAGGAAG CTCTGGAGCTGGTAAAGGAGGCCATCGCTAAAGCAGGATACACAGATCATGTTGTGATTGGCATGGATGTGGCAGCATCTGAATTCTACAGGGAGGGAAAATACGATCTGGACTTCAAGTCTCCTGACGACCCGAGCCGTTACATCACTCCAGACGAGCTGGCTGATCTCTACAAGAGCTTTGTGAAGGATTATCCAG TGGTTTCCATTGAAGATCCCTTTGACCAGGACGACTGGGCGGCCTGGACCAGCTTCACTGGAAGCACAGACCTTCAGGTTGTTGGAGATGATCTGACGGTGACAAACCCTAATCGCATCAGCAAGGCTGTGGAGGAGAAAGCCTGCAACTGCCTGCTGCTTAAAGTCAACCAGATTGGCACGGTTACTGAGTCCATGCAAGC GTGTAAGATGGCTCAGGAGAGTGGCTGGGGTGTGATGGTCAGCCATCGCTCCGGTGAAACCGAGGACACCTTCATAGCAGATCTGGTGGTGGGCTTGTGCACTGGACAG ATTAAGACTGGGGCACCCTGTCGCTCTGAGCGTTTAGCCAAATACAACCAGATTCTAAG AATCGAAGAGGAGCTGGGTGACAAGGCTCGTTTTGCTGGAAGAAAATTCAGAAACCCATTGACAGAGTAA
- the ppil1 gene encoding peptidyl-prolyl cis-trans isomerase-like 1, with the protein MSGIPPDTWQPPTVALDTTMGTVVVELYWKHAPKTCKNFAELARRGYYTNTKFHRIIKDFMVQGGDPTGTGRGGASIFGKQFEDELNPELKFTGAGILAMANAGPDTNGSQFFFTLGPTQWLDGKHSIFGRVCQGMGVLNRIGMVETNGQDRPVDDIKIIRTNVAN; encoded by the exons ATGTCAGGGATACCTCCAGATACATGGCAGCCGCCAACAGTGGCTCTGGACACGAC GATGGGGACGGTTGTGGTGGAGCTGTACTGGAAACATGCACCAAAGACCTGCAAGAACTTTGCAGAGCTGGCCAGAAGAGGCTACTACACCAACACAAAGTTTCACCGAATAATCAAAGACTTCATGGTGCAGGGAGGAGACCCTACAGGAACAG GTCGCGGTGGTGCCTCCATATTTGGTAAACAGTTTGAAGATGAGCTGAACCCAGAACTGAAATTCACAG GTGCTGGTATTCTGGCGATGGCCAACGCAGGACCTGACACAAACGGAAGCCAGTTCTTCTTCACTCTCGGACCCACTCAGTGGTTAGATGGAAAGCACAGTATTTTTGGAAGAGTATGCCAGGGGATGGGAGTGCTGAACCGGATTGGGATGGTGGAGACAAACGGTCAAGATCGTCCAGTTGATGATATCAAAATCATCAGAACTAATGTTGCCAATTAA